The Paenibacillus sp. FSL R7-0204 genome includes a region encoding these proteins:
- the abc-f gene encoding ribosomal protection-like ABC-F family protein gives MIISCQNIQKYHGAQLVLSDVTFDIRQGEKIGLIGRNGCGKTTLFHLLSGEERPDQGQLSIRRGSVIGLLAQIQEVNESDTVYAVLQRSFAEQLGWQRRLRELELEMSSAGAGEDGQAWNRLLKEYGTLQEKFEAAGGYELEASIQRVASGLGIGAEQYDRRFSSLSGGEKTKVGLAELLLRRPDILLLDEPTNHLDMEAIEWLEQFLQSYDGTVLAISHDRYFLDAVVKKVIEIEDGEAFTFHTNYSGYQVEKEARLLQQFADYQEQQKKIKQMQESIKRLIEWGNRSNPPNPSFHRRAASMQKALDRMVKVKRPILERKSMDLQLQQEDRTGNQVVILDRISKSYGERRLFSAASDILRYGETTALIGGNGAGKSTLLKIILSQETPDSGSCTLASRAVVGYLAQEAVPEEGGHSVLRYFREEAGLEEGEARSQLARFLFYGSDVFKSITNLSGGEWTRLRFAILMHKKPNLLILDEPTNHLDIDSREALEEALEEFPGTVLAVSHDRYFINRCFGKLWHIDGGHFSSFPGNYEYYKEKQAEAAQRQEVTQPFGGGTGKPRSLSGQVDRSPSASASAGSGTESASSRRKNTGGSPSSPASPDRKPRPAASWEQDIAAAEAQLALIDAEMLDPQLSSNAAKLAELQGMRDAAQQKLDDLYSGWLSEAEM, from the coding sequence ATGATAATCTCATGTCAAAATATCCAAAAATACCACGGTGCCCAGCTCGTCCTGAGCGATGTCACCTTCGATATCCGCCAAGGCGAAAAAATCGGTCTGATCGGCCGCAACGGCTGCGGCAAAACCACCCTCTTCCACCTGCTGAGCGGGGAGGAACGCCCGGATCAAGGGCAGCTCTCCATCCGCCGGGGCAGCGTCATCGGCCTGCTTGCCCAGATTCAGGAGGTGAACGAGAGCGACACGGTCTATGCCGTCCTTCAGCGCAGCTTTGCGGAGCAGCTCGGCTGGCAGCGCCGCCTGCGGGAGCTGGAGCTGGAGATGTCTTCCGCAGGCGCGGGCGAAGACGGGCAGGCCTGGAACCGGCTGCTTAAGGAATACGGCACCCTGCAGGAGAAGTTCGAGGCCGCAGGCGGCTATGAGCTGGAAGCCTCGATCCAGCGTGTAGCCTCAGGGCTGGGGATTGGAGCGGAGCAGTACGACCGCCGCTTCTCTTCCCTCTCCGGCGGAGAGAAGACCAAGGTAGGGCTGGCCGAGCTGCTGCTGCGCCGTCCCGACATCCTGCTGCTCGATGAGCCGACCAACCATCTGGACATGGAGGCTATCGAGTGGCTGGAGCAGTTCCTCCAGAGCTATGACGGCACGGTGCTGGCGATCTCCCATGACCGTTACTTCCTGGATGCCGTGGTGAAGAAGGTCATCGAGATTGAAGACGGGGAGGCCTTCACCTTCCATACGAACTACAGCGGTTATCAGGTGGAGAAGGAAGCCCGGCTCCTTCAGCAATTCGCTGACTACCAGGAGCAGCAGAAGAAGATCAAACAGATGCAGGAGAGTATCAAAAGGCTGATTGAATGGGGCAACCGCTCCAATCCGCCGAACCCTTCCTTCCACCGCCGTGCGGCGTCCATGCAGAAGGCGCTGGACCGGATGGTCAAGGTCAAACGCCCGATCCTGGAGCGCAAGTCCATGGATCTTCAGCTCCAGCAGGAGGACCGGACCGGCAACCAAGTCGTCATCCTGGACCGGATCAGCAAGTCTTACGGGGAGCGCAGGCTTTTCTCGGCCGCCAGCGATATTCTGAGATACGGTGAGACCACCGCACTGATCGGCGGCAACGGAGCAGGCAAAAGCACCCTGCTGAAGATCATCCTCAGCCAGGAGACACCGGATAGCGGGAGCTGTACGCTTGCTTCCCGAGCTGTCGTCGGTTATCTGGCCCAGGAAGCTGTGCCGGAAGAGGGCGGCCACTCCGTGCTGCGGTATTTCCGCGAGGAGGCCGGACTTGAAGAAGGCGAAGCCCGCAGCCAGCTGGCCCGCTTCCTTTTCTATGGCAGCGATGTCTTCAAGAGCATCACTAACCTCTCTGGAGGAGAATGGACCCGGCTGCGCTTCGCGATCCTGATGCACAAGAAGCCGAATCTGCTGATTCTGGATGAGCCGACCAACCATCTGGATATCGATTCACGCGAGGCGCTGGAGGAAGCGCTGGAGGAGTTCCCCGGCACCGTGCTGGCGGTATCCCATGACCGTTATTTCATCAACCGCTGCTTCGGCAAGCTCTGGCATATTGACGGCGGACACTTCTCCTCCTTCCCGGGCAACTACGAATACTATAAGGAAAAGCAGGCCGAAGCCGCCCAGCGGCAGGAGGTCACGCAGCCTTTCGGAGGCGGAACCGGCAAGCCCCGCTCCTTAAGCGGGCAGGTAGACCGCTCCCCTTCTGCCTCTGCCTCAGCAGGTTCGGGTACGGAATCCGCTTCCTCCCGCCGCAAGAATACAGGGGGATCACCCTCCAGTCCTGCCAGTCCGGACCGCAAGCCGCGTCCGGCAGCTTCGTGGGAGCAGGATATTGCCGCAGCGGAAGCGCAGCTTGCTCTTATCGATGCCGAGATGCTGGACCCGCAGCTGTCGAGCAATGCAGCGAAGCTGGCCGAGCTGCAAGGAATGAGAGATGCTGCGCAGCAGAAGCTCGATGACCTGTATAGCGGCTGGTTAAGCGAAGCGGAGATGTGA
- a CDS encoding ASCH domain-containing protein, which translates to MTLTPEIAKYWESYLAKHPEAADKFDSAWAFGDNPRLADELLDLVLSGIKTGTAQNYELVEAQGLTMPFTGGLSVLLDSNGQPRAIIETTKVEVVPFAEVTAEFAYSEGEDDRSLESWRYEHEVFFTRELGREGKPSFDPDMRVVCETFQLVHINNDL; encoded by the coding sequence ATGACATTAACCCCGGAAATTGCGAAATATTGGGAGAGTTATCTGGCGAAGCATCCGGAAGCGGCAGACAAATTCGACAGCGCCTGGGCGTTCGGCGACAATCCCCGGCTGGCAGATGAGCTGCTGGATCTGGTTCTGAGCGGAATCAAGACAGGAACCGCGCAGAATTATGAGCTGGTTGAAGCTCAAGGGCTGACCATGCCTTTTACAGGCGGGTTATCCGTCCTGCTTGACAGTAATGGGCAGCCGCGTGCGATCATCGAAACAACGAAGGTGGAGGTCGTTCCATTCGCTGAGGTAACCGCTGAATTCGCCTACTCCGAAGGGGAGGATGACCGCAGCCTTGAATCCTGGCGCTACGAGCATGAGGTGTTCTTCACCAGGGAGCTGGGGCGTGAGGGCAAGCCATCATTCGACCCGGATATGCGGGTGGTCTGCGAGACCTTCCAGCTCGTGCATATCAACAACGACTTGTAA
- a CDS encoding TRM11 family SAM-dependent methyltransferase, which yields MNIPASVEPIYIYTYAHSPDETSLCGMELRCLFGREIPPAIFASGVEVDVSRSPFIKERIDVMYEGDTLPEIYKQTEQVEVAGRSFKVIFVKTNDLAPEHKIEYGERRVIEREIGLRIEGEADVNHPELVYGIVTLGGRWYFGPYHKNNATWFRQMKKPRSYSIALSTRVARAAVNMAVPRIHGVKLIDPCCGIGTVMVEALSMGIDVVGRDINPLIAAGARTNITHFGFESVVTLGDIADIQEHYDAAIVDMPYNLYSRITPEEQLGILSHTRRIADRVVIVAIEAVDEMIAAAGFTIVDRCVARKGAFSRHLMLCE from the coding sequence ATGAATATACCTGCAAGTGTTGAACCGATATATATTTATACGTATGCCCATTCGCCGGATGAGACCTCTTTGTGCGGGATGGAGCTGCGCTGCCTGTTCGGCAGGGAGATTCCTCCGGCTATATTTGCAAGCGGGGTGGAGGTGGATGTCAGCCGCAGTCCTTTTATCAAAGAGCGGATAGATGTGATGTACGAAGGGGACACGCTCCCGGAGATTTACAAGCAGACGGAGCAGGTAGAGGTTGCGGGGCGGAGCTTCAAGGTTATTTTTGTGAAGACTAATGATCTGGCTCCTGAACATAAAATCGAATATGGTGAGCGCAGAGTGATTGAGCGGGAAATCGGCCTGCGGATTGAGGGAGAGGCGGATGTGAACCATCCGGAGCTGGTGTACGGGATTGTTACGCTCGGCGGACGCTGGTACTTCGGCCCTTATCATAAGAACAATGCAACCTGGTTCCGGCAGATGAAAAAGCCCCGCAGCTACTCGATAGCGCTCAGCACACGGGTAGCCCGGGCAGCGGTCAATATGGCGGTTCCGCGCATACACGGTGTGAAGCTGATCGACCCCTGCTGCGGAATTGGCACAGTAATGGTGGAAGCTCTGTCGATGGGAATCGATGTCGTCGGCCGTGATATTAACCCGCTCATAGCGGCAGGTGCGCGGACGAACATTACTCACTTCGGCTTCGAGAGCGTTGTTACGCTCGGAGATATCGCAGACATCCAGGAGCATTACGATGCGGCCATCGTGGATATGCCTTATAATCTGTATTCACGGATTACCCCCGAAGAGCAGCTTGGGATTCTGAGCCATACGCGGCGGATTGCGGACAGAGTGGTCATTGTGGCGATTGAGGCGGTGGATGAGATGATTGCTGCGGCCGGTTTTACGATTGTAGACCGTTGTGTGGCGCGCAAAGGTGCGTTCTCCCGTCACCTGATGCTGTGCGAGTAG
- a CDS encoding putative bifunctional diguanylate cyclase/phosphodiesterase, giving the protein MRQEERKTIHAAILGAALFLLIQIFRTPLGQIEDKDLLMAFYLILGCCTVAFGFAIFAQGWLLFANSLSKARLYTSALFLGVSIFDFLHVLGFAGIPGITPYISQGQSLWLLTFSRLASALGIMLIFSREDQLVGTGSKGKVFRNAFVVILLSLAVFGLGNLIVSGLADEPWTETARDLMNMAILFVYLLGAAIIIYPGKSEKSASLLIIIRSLVFFSLAQVFFMNLFSVGELDYLFGMLSSAAAYYLLLTGVYRLTIEEPFQENQQAEARINYLAYHDELTGLPNRRRLMQRMEEVVLQSEQDKSRGFSGLVIMNINHFKNINDSLGHYAGDLLLQLVARRIGDEVRVNEELFSMGADEFAFLMTERTGLENCLVRAGELLRLFETPVGLESGEYHISLSLGVSIYPGDGDTAEQLIQNADTAVHNAKEQGVEIRRYIPAMQMKAKERLKLENDLRRALERGEFYLVYQPQVLLETEEIVGMEALLRWNHPKRGLVSPVDFIPIAEESGLIVPIGEWVLKTACLQNKMWQDAGYHPICVSINLSMRQFLQPNLAGKIDAILKDIGLDPCYVDLEITESMTLDKETAFDQLNRLKRLGVCISIDDFGTGYSSLHYLKNMPIDRLKIDRSFVSDVMEDSNNAAIVSTITSMAHHLKLKVTAEGVENKEQLHFLRQQHCHEAQGYLFSKPVKAAEFEQSFLRPLLEMPS; this is encoded by the coding sequence ATGAGACAAGAAGAGAGAAAGACGATTCATGCGGCTATTCTGGGGGCTGCGCTATTCCTTCTGATCCAGATTTTTCGTACACCGCTGGGCCAAATAGAGGACAAGGATTTACTGATGGCCTTTTACCTTATTTTGGGCTGCTGCACTGTCGCGTTCGGTTTTGCGATTTTCGCCCAGGGCTGGCTGCTGTTCGCTAATAGTTTATCCAAGGCCAGGCTGTACACCTCTGCATTGTTCCTGGGGGTGAGCATTTTTGACTTCCTGCATGTACTCGGGTTTGCAGGTATTCCCGGAATCACCCCTTATATCAGCCAGGGGCAGTCCTTATGGCTCCTGACGTTCTCCCGGCTGGCCAGCGCACTGGGGATTATGCTTATTTTCAGCAGAGAAGACCAGCTTGTAGGAACCGGCAGCAAGGGGAAGGTGTTCAGGAATGCTTTTGTGGTGATTCTGCTGTCTTTGGCTGTGTTTGGTCTCGGCAACCTGATTGTCTCCGGGCTGGCAGACGAACCATGGACAGAAACGGCAAGAGATCTGATGAACATGGCGATACTGTTCGTCTACTTGCTTGGTGCTGCGATTATCATCTATCCGGGCAAAAGCGAAAAGTCAGCCTCTCTGCTGATTATTATCCGTTCCCTTGTGTTCTTCTCACTGGCTCAGGTCTTCTTCATGAATCTGTTCAGTGTCGGAGAATTGGATTATCTCTTTGGGATGCTCAGCAGCGCAGCGGCGTATTATCTTCTGCTGACCGGAGTCTACAGATTGACGATTGAGGAGCCGTTCCAGGAGAACCAGCAGGCGGAAGCACGGATTAATTATCTGGCGTACCACGATGAGCTGACAGGTCTTCCGAACAGACGCCGTCTGATGCAGCGCATGGAAGAGGTGGTGCTCCAGAGTGAGCAGGACAAAAGCCGCGGCTTCTCGGGGCTAGTCATTATGAACATCAACCATTTCAAGAATATCAATGACTCTCTTGGTCATTATGCAGGAGATCTGCTGCTGCAGCTGGTTGCCCGGCGGATCGGGGACGAGGTTAGAGTCAATGAAGAACTCTTTAGTATGGGGGCGGACGAGTTTGCTTTTCTGATGACGGAGCGGACAGGGCTGGAGAATTGTCTGGTCCGGGCGGGTGAGCTGCTGCGCCTGTTCGAGACACCGGTAGGTCTGGAGTCGGGTGAATACCATATCTCGCTTAGTCTGGGGGTAAGCATCTATCCCGGGGACGGAGATACGGCTGAGCAGTTGATACAGAATGCAGACACAGCTGTGCACAATGCCAAGGAACAGGGGGTGGAGATCCGCCGCTATATTCCGGCTATGCAGATGAAGGCGAAGGAACGTCTCAAGCTGGAGAATGATCTGCGCCGGGCGCTGGAGCGGGGGGAGTTCTATCTGGTCTATCAGCCCCAGGTCCTGCTTGAGACAGAAGAGATTGTAGGCATGGAGGCGCTGCTGCGCTGGAACCATCCCAAACGCGGCTTGGTCTCTCCGGTAGATTTCATTCCTATCGCTGAAGAGAGCGGGCTAATTGTTCCCATTGGGGAGTGGGTGCTTAAGACGGCCTGTCTGCAGAATAAAATGTGGCAGGATGCCGGCTATCATCCGATTTGCGTGTCCATTAACCTCTCGATGCGCCAGTTCCTGCAGCCTAATCTGGCCGGAAAAATTGATGCCATCCTGAAGGATATCGGTCTGGATCCCTGCTACGTGGATTTGGAGATTACCGAGAGTATGACCTTGGACAAGGAGACCGCCTTCGATCAGCTCAACCGCCTCAAAAGACTTGGCGTATGCATCAGCATCGATGATTTCGGCACGGGCTACAGCTCGCTGCATTATCTGAAGAATATGCCGATTGACCGCTTGAAGATCGACCGTTCTTTCGTATCCGATGTTATGGAGGACAGCAACAATGCTGCGATTGTCTCTACGATTACCTCGATGGCCCACCATTTGAAGCTCAAGGTTACCGCCGAAGGAGTGGAGAACAAGGAGCAACTGCACTTTCTGCGCCAGCAGCATTGCCATGAGGCCCAGGGGTATCTGTTCAGCAAGCCGGTGAAGGCCGCTGAATTCGAGCAGTCCTTCCTCAGGCCTTTGCTGGAAATGCCGTCGTAA
- a CDS encoding NUDIX hydrolase, translating to MEPKWLTWAKEIQGIAQTGLAYAKDVYDIERYQALRELSVDILANYTYESKERIRLSFAGEGGYSTPKVDIRGVLFQDNKILLVHEKLDGKWALPGGWADIGLSPSEVVVKEIAEESGYQAEAVRLLAVLDKKFHQHPPEPYHTYKMFILCRITGGEAAGGVETSGAGFFAEDALPELSEERNTAEQLHTLFQYLHNPEKEVILD from the coding sequence GTGGAACCGAAATGGTTAACCTGGGCCAAAGAAATTCAAGGGATTGCCCAGACAGGGCTGGCGTATGCCAAGGATGTATATGATATTGAGCGTTATCAGGCGCTGCGCGAGCTGAGTGTGGATATTCTGGCGAACTATACGTATGAGAGCAAGGAACGTATCAGGCTCTCTTTCGCGGGCGAAGGCGGGTATAGCACACCTAAGGTGGATATTCGGGGAGTACTTTTTCAGGATAATAAAATTCTGCTCGTACACGAGAAGCTCGACGGAAAATGGGCACTGCCCGGAGGGTGGGCGGATATCGGCCTGTCACCAAGCGAGGTAGTAGTGAAGGAAATTGCCGAGGAATCCGGTTACCAGGCGGAAGCGGTCCGTCTGCTTGCTGTACTGGATAAGAAGTTCCACCAGCATCCGCCGGAGCCATACCATACCTATAAAATGTTTATCCTGTGCAGAATTACAGGCGGGGAAGCGGCGGGTGGTGTGGAGACGAGCGGTGCGGGATTTTTTGCCGAGGATGCATTGCCCGAATTGTCTGAGGAACGCAACACGGCCGAGCAGCTGCACACCCTATTCCAATATTTACACAATCCCGAAAAAGAAGTAATATTGGACTAA
- a CDS encoding dipeptidase, translating to MSYKTYFQAEREAQLGELKQWLAIPSISALSSHKEDIHTAAGWLVETLKRAGLENIELHPTAGHPVVYADYLHAPGKPTILVYGHYDVQPVDPLNLWTTPPFEPEIRDGKLYARGATDDKGQVFMHIKAIEAILKQEGTLPVNIKLCIEGEEEIGSVNLPPFLEANQDKLAADAVLVSDTSLLERGRPAICTGLRGLCSMEVTVNTALTDLHSGSYGGGVPNALHALVSLLSTLHDDKGRVSVEGFYEGVPALSPLLREEFAKQGVDEDKIRTALGLEQLYGEEGYTFVERVGARPTLELNGVYGGFQGEGSKTVIPKEAHAKITCRLVGDQDPQHILDAVEAHLKANIQKGAKVQVKQMEKARAFNIDPSHPILQTAADAYGKVYGTRALFTKDGGSIPIMESFSRILKAPVVLMGFGLDDENLHAPDEHFNLENFDKGLLTLVEFLKTV from the coding sequence ATGTCATACAAAACTTACTTTCAGGCTGAGCGTGAAGCACAGCTTGGCGAGCTCAAGCAATGGCTGGCCATCCCCAGCATTTCAGCCCTGTCCAGCCACAAAGAAGATATCCATACCGCAGCCGGCTGGCTGGTAGAGACCCTGAAGCGTGCAGGCCTTGAGAATATCGAGCTGCACCCTACAGCCGGTCATCCGGTGGTCTATGCAGATTACCTTCACGCCCCCGGCAAGCCGACCATTCTGGTCTACGGCCATTATGATGTACAGCCGGTTGATCCGCTGAACCTGTGGACTACGCCTCCGTTTGAACCGGAGATCCGTGACGGCAAGCTCTATGCGCGCGGCGCTACAGACGACAAAGGCCAGGTATTCATGCATATCAAAGCCATCGAGGCTATTCTCAAGCAAGAGGGTACTCTGCCGGTCAACATCAAGCTCTGCATCGAAGGGGAAGAAGAGATTGGCAGCGTCAACCTGCCGCCATTCCTGGAAGCCAATCAGGACAAGCTTGCAGCAGATGCCGTCCTCGTCTCGGATACTTCCCTGCTGGAACGCGGACGCCCTGCCATCTGTACCGGACTGCGTGGTCTCTGCTCCATGGAGGTCACAGTGAACACCGCCTTGACTGATTTGCACTCCGGCTCCTACGGCGGCGGCGTTCCCAATGCGCTGCATGCGCTGGTGTCGCTGCTGAGCACCCTTCACGATGACAAGGGCCGCGTATCTGTAGAAGGCTTCTATGAAGGCGTGCCTGCCCTGTCCCCGCTGCTGCGCGAAGAATTCGCCAAGCAAGGCGTGGATGAAGACAAAATCCGGACCGCCCTCGGCCTGGAGCAATTGTACGGTGAAGAAGGTTACACCTTCGTAGAACGGGTCGGCGCGCGTCCAACACTGGAGCTGAACGGTGTATACGGAGGCTTCCAAGGCGAAGGCAGCAAGACTGTAATCCCGAAGGAAGCCCATGCCAAGATTACCTGCCGCCTGGTCGGCGACCAGGACCCGCAGCACATCCTGGATGCCGTTGAAGCTCATTTGAAAGCTAATATTCAAAAGGGTGCCAAGGTTCAGGTGAAGCAGATGGAGAAGGCACGCGCCTTCAACATCGACCCGTCGCACCCGATCCTCCAGACCGCTGCCGATGCTTACGGCAAGGTCTACGGCACCCGCGCCCTCTTCACCAAAGACGGCGGCTCCATCCCGATCATGGAGAGCTTCTCCCGCATCCTGAAGGCGCCGGTCGTCCTGATGGGCTTCGGACTCGATGACGAGAACCTGCACGCGCCGGACGAGCATTTCAACCTGGAGAACTTCGACAAAGGCCTGTTGACCCTTGTTGAGTTCCTGAAGACCGTCTAA